The genomic region CGCGCAAAAATCCTCAACTGCGCTTTGCAATTCCTTTATGCCATTTGTATTTATGATAACAAAATCTGCTAGTTCGCGCTTTTTTTCAATATCAATTTGAGAATCTAGTCGCGCGTTAATGCTTTTTTCATCTAAATTATTGCGCTTTTTCACACGCGCCAAACATAGCTCCCTTGGCGCATACACCACCGCAACAAATGCCACAGGATAGCGAGCTTTTGCGCCAGATTCAAAAAACAACGGAATATCTAGGAAATATGGCACGCAAGATTTTTCAAGCTCTTTTGCCTGTGTTAAAATGCGCTCTTGAATTTTTGGGTGCAAAATAGATTCTAAGTCCTTGCGCGCTTTTTCATCGCCAAAAACAAGTGCGCCGAGCTTTTTTCTATCAATTGTTGTGTTTGTAGCTTTTGAGCCTGTTTTATCTGCGAAATCTTGTTTGATAGAATCCTCTTGCAAAATCTCTTCACCAAAGCGCGTTAGCACTTCTCCTGCGCACGATTCTAACACTTCGTGCGCGATAGTATCTGCACAAATCACCTTATAGCCGTGCAGCTTCAAAAGGCTTGCTACACTACTTTTTCCGCTACCGATACAGCCTGTAAGCGCGATGGCGTATTGCAAAGTTTCCATAATTTTTTAAAACTTCGCCACATTTTTAAGCGCAGAATCTATGAAATTTGGCAAAGCAAAAACTTGCTTATGCACGCTGGCGTTGTAGTATTTAAGCGCATCGATAAAATCAATCTTTGCAAGCACCATATCGCTTGTGGGGTGGTATTTGCGCGAGGCAAACACATAGCTTTTATCATTCAAAATACTCACGCTTGGGAAAAATGGCAGTATTACCTCAAAAAAATCCCTCGCTTGCGCAATGCCCTCTTTAAAACCCTCCATATCAAGCATTGGGTGCTTATTAGCATAGAGCAAAATCCCGCGCTCACTTAGCATACGCGATAATCCATCGATTGTATGCGCGCTAAGTTTAGAATCTGAAATAATCACATCATATTTTGCAATATCCAAATCAATAATATTCTCAAAAAGCCTAAAGCGCGGGTTTTGACGCGTCAAGGAAAAATGCTCAAAAAAATCAATCAAAGAATCTAAGCATTTTGTATCCTCCTGCACGAAATCCACGCACACATCGCTATGCTTAAGTGCTTCAAAGGCAATTTCAATATTGAAACTATCATAAACTAAAACGCGCAAAGATTTCGTAGCATTTAGATTCTCTAGCCCTAAGTGTGAATCTAGCGGCAAAGTGCAGATTCCGATATGCCCCAAAAGCTCGCTATGCACAAAAAGATACTTTTTCAAAAGCAAATCTTTTTTATCAATGAGTGCCACCTGCTCAAAATCGTTACTTTTAAAAATCTCCAAACTATGCGCGCTAACGCAAGTAAGGATTTGCTCATCAATGGCGTATTCCTGCCTAAAATTTGGGCTTGGTTCGCGTAATATCCACATTTTTTATCCTTTAATCGTGTGTGAAACAAATTTTGAAAAATTATCCACTATTGCCCCGCCCTTGCGGAATCCTAGCCCGCAAGATTCATAGGCAAAAAAAACATTTGGTTGATAAAAGCTCCCATTGTGCGCGTTTAGCTCGTAAAATTGCTGATAGACTTCTTTATGTGCGCCATAGATTCCATCCTTTGCTTCTAACACCTTTGCGTGAGTATCCAAAATCTCCACATTCGCCCCTTCTCTACCAAAAGAGCGCTTGCGCACTTGCTTTGTGCTAAGTGGCTCAAAGCTAGATTCTAGCAATAAAGGGTGTTTTGGGAATAAATCATAGAGAATTTTTAGCATACGCTTGCTTTGAAACATCAACGTATAAGCGGGATTGAGAAAAATCGCATTTTTATTTTGCATCATTTCTTTCATAAGTTGCGCCATTTCTGGTTCATCAATGGCGATAAACTCCCACGGCACGAGCTTGAAAAGAAATTCATAATTCTGCCCCTCATACAATACGCCCTCATTTGCAGAAAATCCCACCTCATCAATGTAGGCAAAGTTCGTCTCAAAGCCTGCTTCGCGCGCCATTTGCTCCAAAAAGCGCGTGGTGGTTTCCTCCTCAATATTGCCTTTCATGCTTGAAAAAAGGATTTTCCACCCTTCATACAGGCTTGCAAAAGCGCTTGTGTCAGAATCTAGTGTAATTAATCGCTTGAAATTTTCACGCAACGCGTTGGCAATATCGTTAAACTGCAGATTCTCATTTAAGTTGTTATGTTTCAAAAGTGCCCATTGCACAAGCGCGGATTCATAAAGCATTGTTGGTGTGTCGGCGTTAAACTCAAGCAGTTTGATAGGCTTCCCATCAAGCCCACCAGCCAAATCAAAGCGCCCATACAAATGCCAGTGGATTTCCTCCTCCCAGCTTTGATAAATCATCTCGTGCAAACTTGGCGGAATATCAAGCTCAAAAAGTAGCTCATTTTCTAGCACATATTCACCCGCCTCCACATACATATCATACAGCTCATTGCTCGCGTTGTAAAACGCTTCTGCCTCATCTTGGCTAATATGCACGAGCTCATTTTCGATATAAGGTGTATTATCAGAATCTGTGTGCCAGCCTAGTCCGATTTCCTCTAGCACCTCTTTATTTAGAGGTTGTAGTTTGGTTACTTCCATAGTCTTGTTCCTTAGGTGTTGTGAATCTTAAAGTATTATACAAAAAGTCGATAATAACTTTCGGCTTTCAAGTTTAAAACAAGGAGTTAAAGATGAAAAAATTACATATTTCATTGCTTGCGACAAGCCTTGCGGCGAGCGCAGCTTTGAGTGCAGAAGTCACACCTTTTGGTTTCTTAGGTGCGTATTATTCTCAAGGGTTACAAAGTATGGGAGCTTATAATTCTGATAATAAAGCTGAGCAGGAAGCCTATATGGCTGCAGCTGCGCGCTTGGGCTTAGATATTGGTTTGGGGCAAAATTTTAGTTTTGGTGTAGGGTTGCAAGGTGCATTTCCTTTCTATCAAAATTATTACTCACAGAATAAACAACAACCAGTAGGCGATGTGCATTATCCGCAAAATTATGATGTCTCTGATGCGTATTTGAAGTATGACAACAAAGCAACTTCATTTGTCGCAGGACGCTTTGATGTGGGGCAGTTCTATTATGGCAAAGATAGAAAAGAGTATTCGGGCATGGATTGGCTTTGGGGAAATATCCAAGGTGCGGCGCTTAATATCAAAGGTCAAAATATAGGAATCTGGGGCTTATGGATGAACTCAAAGCTAGGTGTGTATGGCAATCAAAATCGTATGGCGTATGAAATGGCACGCTTTGGCACTTTCAGCGCGTGGAAGCACAATCACGCAGGTGAAGTGTTTATGGGTGGAGTAGATTTTGATTATGATGTGTTTAAGTTTAGCCCTTATGTGATGTTTGACACAGACAATCAGCATTCAAAAGCCTCAGGGACAAAGAGCGTGCTAAGTGCTGGTGCAAAAGTTGTGCTTGATATTAAAGGCAATGGCGTTCGCTCAATCACTACTTTGCGTGGATTATGGCAACAATATGAAAGTGCGAATCAAACTATCAACCCTACACTTTTATGGGCAGATGAAGAGTTGATATTCTCTGATATTTTCAAAATTGGGGCAGGTTATATCTCCACAAATAAATATAGCGCACAACTCTATGGGCACGATAATAGTAGATTCTATGGCTATCGCGGAGGTTTAGTAGGTTCAAAATATTATGGGACTAATCCACTTCTATACGGTGGCTCAAATGCAAGCACTTGGTATGTATTCACTGGACTTAAGCCAGATTCGCGACTAGAGCTTGATTTGCTTTATTCAGGTGGCGATTATTCAGAAATCTCTGCAGTAGGTCAATTAAGAATTTTTGGAACAAATGAAAGCACAAATGCTAAAATTGGTGGTGGATTTGTAAGCACAAATGACTACAACAGGGAAAAAACCAATAATAACAAGCGCAGAAATAACGCTATTGTTTTCCTTAAGCTCTCTTTCTGATACTACAAACTTAAAAATGGAATATTCCATTTTTAAGGAATTTTCATTCCTCTTATTCGGCGCATTCAGCATTTTTCAACTAACAAAAATTAAATCCTGCTCCGCTGTTTTAGAATCTAAATTCTAAAAGCTAAGATATCAAGATATTTCGCTTGCGCTAGATTCTCCAAACAGCGTTGCAGAATCCACAAATCCAATCAACCAAAACGCGCCGAGTATGTGCGCGAAGCGGAGCTGAAGCGGGATTCACTCCCGCGCAGGCGATACACTCAAAGGAATAGAATTTAGAATCCACTTATGGCGTAATGATAAAACTTTTACTTCCATTTGCTGCGTGTAAAATCACGCTTTCAAATTTGCGCGCATAATATTTTAAAAGCATTTTTTGCAAAGTGGGCTCGATACTTGGATAAAACCACGCATTATTGCTAATCGCCAACACATAACGTGGATAATCATAATAAAGCGCCCTATCTGTGGCTTCATAGCAAATCCCCACACGAAAATCATAGCCCAAAAGTGAAATATCCCCAAACTCCTTCCCACGAGCAAAATCAAACTCTTCTAAAAATGAAAAAGCTTTTTTAATAAATGTAGGCACAGGCATATACTCGCCAAAAGGCGCTAGCACAACCTTATCCACACGAGAAACTTTAGAATCCGCAAACACAAAAAGGCTATTGTAATATTGAGAATCTCGCACTGAAAGCGCGCCTGTGATGATTGTAATCTCTTTTGAAAGCTCTAAAAGCAATTCATAAAAGTTCGGATAATTTTTCAAATCCGCTTCAAGTGAAAACGGGAAGGCATTTTCTGGTAATACGACTACGCGCTTTCCATTATTTTTTGCCTCATAAATGTGCGCGAAATTTTCAATCACAATTTCTTGTAATTTTTGTGCGCTCCATTTGAACTCTTGAGGCACATTTGTGCTGATAAGTGCGATATTTTCAAACTCCTTTGGCACACTAGATTCCATAAAAGTCTTAAAATCAAGTGCAAAAACAAGACAAAACACGCCAACAGCAAGCCTAGCGCGCGTAAAAGTGATAAAACAATACAACGCGCACACAAGCAAGGTAAAATGCAAAAAATCCACGCCAAAATAACTATAAGCTAAAAAACTCTGCGTATTCAGCCAGTCGAAGCCAAAAGGCGCGATAAATCCAAGTAGCAACAAGCCCAAAAGGCGCACCACAAGGCATTCACAAAATGCAATAAACCAAAAAATCACCCCATAAATAAGCGCTACCGCAATGCTAATAACCGGCACAAGCGCGCTTAGCCCGATAAAACGAAAGCTAAGTCCAACCCAATAAAAACAAAAAATCCCCACAAAAAACCCAACGCCAAAGCGTCGCGACTTAGGCATACGCAAATACACATAGATACTAAGCACACCTAAAACACTACCTACAAAAAGCGGAATCTCGCGCCCAAATATACTTTCAAACAAATGCAAACCATACAAAGGCGCACAAAAGGCAAACGCAAGAGCACAATCAACCAAGACGATGTAGATTGCGCGAAAAAGCTTAGAGGTATTTTGCGCGTTTTTTGATTGATGAGATTGGATTCTATCGTGCTGGCTGGAATCTCTAGAATCTAAAGAAGTGTGAAAAAAAATTCTACAAAGTTTTGCAAACAAAGATTCTATATTTTTCTCAAAACTCGGAATCTCTGTGCTTTCTCTAAATTGACGCATCGCTGTGGTAATTTTTTTCATAACAAAATCCCCAAATTTTTTGCATCATTATAAAATAAAATCAAAAAATATATTTGAAAAATCTAAGCCTACATAAAGCGCAAAATGCTACAATCGCAACTTTTGAAAGAAGCAACATAATCTTTAAGGACAAGAAAATGAGCGCGATGACAATGACTCAAAAACTTTTGGCATATGCGGCGGGGATGGATTCTGTAAAAGCGGGTGAGCTTATTATGGCAAAGCTTGATATGGTGCTAGGCAATGATATTACCACGCCTGTGGCAATTAACGCCTTTAAAAGCGCGAAGTTTAACAAGGTGTTTGATAAAAGTAAGGTTTCGCTTGTGATGGATCATTTTGCGCCAAATAAAGACATAAAAGCCGCCACGCAAAGCCAGCAGTGCCGACATTTCGCGCAGGAATTTGATATTAAGCATTACTACGATGTGGGAAATATGGGCGTAGAGCACGCGCTTTTGCCAGAGCAAGGAATTGTTACAATTGGCGATGTGGTGATTGGCGCGGATTCTCACACTTGCACTTATGGCGCGCTTGGAGCATTCTCCACAGGTGTGGGAAGCACAGATATGGCTGTGGGTATGGCAAGTGGCAAGGCGTGGTTTAAAGTCCCTAGCGCGCTCAAATTTAACCTAAGCGGCAAGCTTAAGCCCTATGTGAGCGGTAAAGATGTGATTTTGCATATTATCGGGCTCATTGGCGTTGATGGTGCGTTGTATAAAAGTATGGAATTTAGCGGTAGTGGGCTGAAAAATCTTAGCATCGATGATAGGCTCTGTATCGCAAATATGGCGATTGAAGCGGGTGCGAAAAATGGAATTTTTGAAGTCGATGATGTAACAATTGCTTATGCCAAAGGCAGGAGTAATCGCGAGTTTAGAATCTTTAGCGCAGATGAAAACGCAGAATATGAGCGCGTGTTTGACATTGATTTGGGTGCGATTGAGCACACGGTAGCTTTTCCGCATTTGCCAGAAAACGCGCGTACTAAAGAGCAATGGGGCGAAATCAAAATCGATCAAGTCGTCATTGGCTCTTGCACAAATGGGCGCTTTAGTGATATGGAAGCCGCAGCAAAGATTCTTAACGGCAAAAAAATCGCTAAAAATACGCGCTGTATCGTAATCCCCGCCACGCAAAATATCTATTTAGAATGTATTGCAAAAGGGCATTTAAAAACTTTTATAGAAGCTGGTTGCGTAGTTTCAACGCCAACTTGCGGACCTTGTCTAGGCGGACATATGGGAATCTTGGCTGCGGGGGAAAAATGCGTCTCCACGACAAATCGCAACTTTGTCGGGCGTATGGGACACACCACAAGTGAAGTATATCTTGCCTCACCTGAAGTTGCCGCCGCAAGCGCAATCGCTGGAATCCTCGCCGCGCCTGAAGATGTGATGGGGTGAGAAACTAGCATTTTTTATTACTTTGACAGAGTAAATTTTATTCAAGGAGCAACAATGAAAACACAAGGTTTTGCGCACAAATATAGCGATAATGTCGATACAGATGTGATTATCCCCGCGCGCTATCTCAACACCACCGACAATAAGGAGCTTGCAAGCCATTGTATGGAAGATATTGATAAGGAATTTGTCAAAAAAGTGCAGAATGGCGATATTATGGTTGGTGGCTGGAACTTTGGCTGTGGCTCAAGCAGAGAGCACGCGCCAATCGCTATTAAAGCAAGCGGGATAAGTTGCATTATCGCAAAATCCTTTGCGCGCATTTTCTATCGCAATGCTATCAATATCGGACTTGCCATTATAGAATCCCCCGAAATTGCAGATTCTATCGCAAATGGCGATAAGGTGGAAATTGATTTTCAAAGTGGCATTATCACTAATCTCAACACACGAAAATCCCACGCCACAGAGCCTTTTCCGCCTTTCATACAAGAAATCATCAACGCAAATGGCTATCTTAACTGGATTGCCGCAAACAAGGAGTAGATAATGCAAAAGACAATCGCGCTCATTAGGGGTGATGGCATAGGTCCAGAGGTGGTAAATCAAGCACTTAAGGTATTAAAGCGCGTAGAGGAGAAATTCGGGCATAAGTTTGTTTATAGTGATGTGCTTGCGGGAGGTGTGGCGATTGATGTATGCGGAGAATGCCTACCGCAGGAGAGTATCGAACTTTGCAAAAAAAGTGATAGCGTGCTTTTGGGCGCAGTAGGTGGGGAAAAATGGGACAAAGAACCAAGCCACAACCGACCAGAAAAGGCACTGCTTAGAATCCGCAGTGAGCTTGAAGTCTTTGCAAATATCCGCCCAGCCACACTTTTTGCGCAGTTAAAAGAATCTAGCCCGCTGAAAGCCTCGATTTTGGAGCGCGGGATTGACTTTGTTATCGTGCGTGAGCTCACAGGAGGTGTGTATTTTGGCGAGCATACGACACAAGGAAATGCGCGAAATCGCGTAGCAAGCGACATTATGCGTTATAGTGAATCTGAAATCGAACGTATCGCACGCGTGGGCTTTGAGCTAGCGCGCAAGCGAAGCAAAAGACTAACGAGCGTGGATAAGGCGAATGTGCTAGATTCTAGTAGGCTGTGGCGCGAGGTGGTGGAGCGCGTGCATAGCGAGTTTAGCGATGTGGAGCTAAGCCATATGTATGTGGATAATGCGGCGATGCAGATTGTGCGCGCGCCTAGCCAGTTTGATGTGATTTTGACAGAAAATATGTTTGGGGATATTTTGAGCGATGAGGCAAGCGTGATAACAGGCACGATTGGCGTAATCCCCTCTGCTTCGCTAGGACAAGGCGAAGTGGGGCTATATGAGCCCATACACGGAAGCGCGCCGGACATTGCGGGGCAGGATTTGGCAAACCCACTTGGCACGATTTTAAGCGCAGCGATGATGCTAGAGCTTTCATTTGCGATGAAAGATGAAGCGCAAGTGGTGCAAAAAGCGGTGCAAAAGGTGCTAGATGAAGACTATCGCACCGCGGATATGATGAGTGAAGGCAAACAGCGCGTGGGTTGTGAGAAAATGGGCGATTTGGTAAGCCAAAGAATCTAAAATCCCCAAACCGCGTTGCAGAATCCACAGAATCTTAACAATCAAAACACGCCGAGTATGCACGCGTAGCGGAGCTTGTCAGGGGCTTTGTTCTTGTAAGTGATACATTTTAAGGAATAGAGGCGGAGCTGAAGCGGGATTCATTTCCGCGAGGCGATACAATTTAAAGGAATAGAATCTAAATTCTAAAAACTAAGATATTAAGATATTTCGCTTGCGCTCAATATGACAAAATATATTTCATCCTGAGCCTTTAGGCGAAGAATCTAAGATAGAATCTTAGATTCTCAAACTTCCAAAAAAAGATAAAATACGCACGCAAAGCAAGAAAATAAAAGTGCTTAGTGTCGTCCCACTTTTTGCGGAAGTTATTCGCAGGATTCACCATAGTGAAAGCGTGAATTCTTTGTTTATCTAAATTGTGATTTAAAAAGGATAGTTTATGGATAAAATTCCATCCCCCAAACTCAATCAAAAGCAAGAAAAGAAAGTGGGCGTAGTTATCCCAATCTACAATGTGGAGCAATATTTAAGAGAATGCTTAGATTCTGTAATCAATCAAACCTATAAGAATCTACATATAGTTTTAGTCAATGATGGAAGCACAAAAGCACAGAATCTAGAAATAGCAAAAGAATATGTTTTAAGAGATTCTCGCTTTGTCCTCCTTGATAAAGAAAATGGAGGACAAAGCAGTGCTAGAAATGTAGGGATTGAATATTTCAGTGGGAATATAACACTGCAAAAAAGCAATATTGAGGAATACAAAAGCCAAGACAAACAAAACATAAGCAAAAAAGAAACAGGATTTGCTAAGAGAATCCTAAATGAGCAAATAGGGGGGGGGGATAATACTAGTTTAAAAGCTACAAACCCAATCAACCAACAAAACGCAAAGTATGAACGCGAAGCGGAGCCAAGCGGGATTCACTCCCGCGCAGGCGATAGCATTGAAGGAATAAAAGCTCTACAAACCTATGAAGTTACAAACCCAAATCCCTATAATATTAAGAAAGTCTTTACACAAGCTAGCAAAGCACAAGAAAATACTTTGCAAAATGACACCAAAAACTCTCTAAACTCTCTAAACTCTTTAGAATCCACACATACCATTCATATTTCTCCACATATTGATTACATTATCTTTTTGGATTCTGATGATTATTGGGAAAAGGAATGTGTAGAGGAGTGTGTGAGGGGATTTGCTAGATGCGAGGAGCGGGGCGAAAGTGTGGAGATTGTGTGGTTTTCTTGTGATGTTTTTTTTGATGGCATTGCGCAGTTTGAAACTTATGAGGAGGTATTGTATCCCGCTCAATGCACAATTACCCCAAAGCAATGGCTAGATAATCTCATAAGACTTAATAAACAGGGTTTCACTTCTGCTTGGGATACACTTATTGATTTTTCTTTTTTAAAATCGCACAAACTCTATTTTCCTAATGGCATTATTTACGAAGATGAGGGCTTTGGCGAGATGCTGTTTATGAGTGCGAATCGCATTTGCTTCACGCCTAAAAAATTATACAATTACAGGCTTCGTCCAAATAGCACAACTTTTCAAGACACCACTTCTATCGCGCCGTATTTGATGCCTTTTTACAATGTATTTTTTAAAGATATAATCGCCACTAAGGAATACAATGGGATTTCATCACGCGCACGCCTTTTCTTACAACTTTTAGAGTTTTTCGATACATTCAAAGATAAAGAGCTAGCAGAGCTAGCAAAAAAGACTTTTTTGCCAAGCAACGCGCACGCCTATTTCAAACTCCTTAATTCCGCCAAAGATCCGCTAAATTTGCTCCCAAAGCTAGACTTGACAAAACCCTATATCACAAATTCTAAGCTTAGTTTGTTTGCAAGGTTGTATCTTAATTACCCAAAAGTGCGGGGGTTTTTGCTATTTTTTAAACGCGGTTATGAAGTTCAGCGCATTTTTGAGCGCAAGATTCGCAGAAAGATTTTCAAAAAATACAAGCAACGATAGGCTTTAGGATTTGAAGTGAGATTTACAGATTCTATAAAAAAACTTCTTTTTTGCTCATAAAACAATCCACAAAATCGCAAAAAATTTTAAGAAGAAACAAGAAATCATCATTGTATAATGAACGCCTACAATCCCGCTGAAAATCTCGTGTAAAAGGAATCTGAAATATGAAATCAAATACAAAAAAAGCCTTTATTTTGCTTGCGTTTTTTGTTGTTTCTTTGTTGCCATTAGCACTTATTTATGACAATTTAAGCACGCGCAAATACAACTATAATTCTGTGATAGCGGAGATTAGCCACTCTTATGGCGTGATGAAAAGTCTTTCAGCGCCATTGCTTGTGGTGCCGGGTGTAGAAGATGGCGAGGAAATTTATAGCTTTTTTAATGCGCTAGATTCTGAAGTGCAAATATATCTAAAACCACAAGTAAAATCTCGTGGAATCTACCGCGCTGTGGTATATCAAGGCGACGCGGAATTTAGGCTTAAATTTAAGAGCGATGAAATGAAAGAGGCGCAAAAGAGAGTAAAGCTTGATTGGGAGAGGGCGTCTTTGCGTTTGAAAGTCGATAGTAACGCAAGTTTAAGTGTTTATGACAAAAATGACAAGCCACTAAGCTTTAGTATGAACTACACTTGGATGAATATTCCGCTTGGAGCTTTTTTTGTCGATGAGGACATTTTGATCAATGAGGCTTTTTTGCTAAACAAAGAAATTATATTTCGCCTTTCTTTCAAGGGTTCAGAAAGCTTTTCCTTTGTACCGATGGGGCAAAATGAGCATATTATGATGCATTCTTCTTGGAAAAATCCATCATTTGATGGAATCTTGCCTGATAATATTGAGAAAAAAGATGGTTTTAGCGCGCAATGGAGCGTAAGAAACCCTGAATACATTTTTCAAACAGAGGCGCAAGCTAAAGACACACCAATAAAAAGCCTAGAGGTAAAATTGCTAGATTCTATGACGGAATACCGCTTGATTGAGCGTTCCATAAAATATGGAATCCTCTTTATCGCTCTGACTTTGGCGCTGTTTTTTATCTGTGATGTTGGCTTGCAAAAAAGACTGCATATTTTGCAATATTTCATCATAGGCGCGACACTCGTGGCATTTTATATGTTGCTACTTTCATTGTCTGAACAAATTGGTTTTGTTGGCGCGTATCTTGTTGCGATGCTTTCTGTTGTCGTGCCAACCGCGCTTTATGCCTTTGGGATTATGCGTGATAAGAAATTTGCCTTGCTTGTTGGTGGTGCTTTGTGTGCGCTGTATCTCGCGCTCCTTGGAATCTTAAAAATTGAGAATTACTCACTTTTATTAGGAAGCGTTCTTTTAATGGTTGTGCTGTATTTTGCAATGTTTTTAACAAGGCATTTGCGCACATAGCGTAAATAAGGGAGATAAATGCAAAACCAAAACACCCTTATACAAATTGAAAAGGCGGTGCTTTCGTCAATTATTTTTGCACCTAGCAATTTTGAGGATATTGCAAGCGTGCTAAAAGCGCGCGATTTTTCACTCAAAAGCCACCAATTGCTTTTTGAGCTTATGCAGGAATGCGAAAAGCTTGAGTTGCCGCTAGATTCTGAAATTTTGCTACAACGTTCCGCTGGGAAAATCAATGAAAATGAGCTTATAGAAATTGCGAGTATTAACCCGATTGCAAATATCGAGGCGTATGTAAGAGAGATAAAAGAAGCGTCAATCAAGCGTGATTTGCGCGAGTTGGCAAATATTTTGCGTGAAAAATCTCTTGAAAGTGCGGAAAAATCCCAAGAAATTATGGATTTAATCGAGCGCAGAATGAGCGAAATCTCACTTGAAAATATCACGCGTAGCAATTTTCAATCTTCTCACGAAGTCGTGGTGAAAACACTTGAGCATTTAGAGAATCTTAAAGCGCGCGGAAACCAAGTGCTAACCGGGCTTACAACAGGATTTCACGATTTAAATATGCTGACAACGGGCTTTAATAAAGGTGATCTTATTATCATTGGTGCGCGCCCATCAATGGGAAAAACCGCGCTTGTACTCAATATCGCGCAAAGTATTTTGAACTCTGATAATGGCGTGGCGATTTTTAGCCTTGAAATGCCTTCTGAACAGCTTATGCTAAGAATGCTAAGTGCGCTCACTTCAATTCCCTTGCAGTCCTTGCGTAGAGGGGATTTGAGAGAAAAAGAATGGGAAGATTTAAGTATCTCTGCGGATTCTCTAAGTCAAAAAGATCTTTTTATCGATGATGGCAGTATGCTAAATATCGCGCAGCTACGCTCTAAACTGCGCCGATTGAAACGTCATAATCCAAATATTAGTATTGCGATTGTGGATTATTTGCAACTTATGATAGGCGATAGGAATCAAGGTAGGCAGGTAGAAGTGAGCGATATTTCACGCGGGCTAAAAACACTTGCACGTGAGTTAGAAATCCCAATTATCGCGCTTTCCCAGCTTAGCAGAAGTTTAGATTCTCGCGATGATAAGCGCCCTATACTTTCAGATTTGCGGGATTCTGGTGCGATTGAGCA from Helicobacter himalayensis harbors:
- the creD gene encoding cell envelope integrity protein CreD codes for the protein MKSNTKKAFILLAFFVVSLLPLALIYDNLSTRKYNYNSVIAEISHSYGVMKSLSAPLLVVPGVEDGEEIYSFFNALDSEVQIYLKPQVKSRGIYRAVVYQGDAEFRLKFKSDEMKEAQKRVKLDWERASLRLKVDSNASLSVYDKNDKPLSFSMNYTWMNIPLGAFFVDEDILINEAFLLNKEIIFRLSFKGSESFSFVPMGQNEHIMMHSSWKNPSFDGILPDNIEKKDGFSAQWSVRNPEYIFQTEAQAKDTPIKSLEVKLLDSMTEYRLIERSIKYGILFIALTLALFFICDVGLQKRLHILQYFIIGATLVAFYMLLLSLSEQIGFVGAYLVAMLSVVVPTALYAFGIMRDKKFALLVGGALCALYLALLGILKIENYSLLLGSVLLMVVLYFAMFLTRHLRT
- a CDS encoding replicative DNA helicase, whose amino-acid sequence is MQNQNTLIQIEKAVLSSIIFAPSNFEDIASVLKARDFSLKSHQLLFELMQECEKLELPLDSEILLQRSAGKINENELIEIASINPIANIEAYVREIKEASIKRDLRELANILREKSLESAEKSQEIMDLIERRMSEISLENITRSNFQSSHEVVVKTLEHLENLKARGNQVLTGLTTGFHDLNMLTTGFNKGDLIIIGARPSMGKTALVLNIAQSILNSDNGVAIFSLEMPSEQLMLRMLSALTSIPLQSLRRGDLREKEWEDLSISADSLSQKDLFIDDGSMLNIAQLRSKLRRLKRHNPNISIAIVDYLQLMIGDRNQGRQVEVSDISRGLKTLARELEIPIIALSQLSRSLDSRDDKRPILSDLRDSGAIEQDADMILFLYRDDVYQKHDDKQRLARLKKEGKEKEFKPEYQEKEIEPAEIIVAKNRNGETKSVYVQFNKRFTRFEDKHRGDGENIAHTQTRFEPDSENGGVRLDVNEVTNLAKQFE